One Mangifera indica cultivar Alphonso chromosome 4, CATAS_Mindica_2.1, whole genome shotgun sequence genomic region harbors:
- the LOC123212835 gene encoding uncharacterized protein At4g22758-like, with the protein MLYKQKKNPAPKGNRFLISITVQGSAGPIRFVVNEEELVAAVIDTALKSYAREGRLPILGSDLNDFFLYCPNACSGALSPWDTIGSPGVRNFMLCKKPQTEKIGEAGTLETAIARRGSGKWKTWLNKSLNLKISSH; encoded by the exons ATGTTGTACAAGCAGAAGAAGAACCCGGCCCCAAAGGGCAACAGGTTCTTGATCAGCATTACGGTTCAGGGCAGCGCCGGCCCGATCCGTTTTGTGGTGAATGAAGAAGAGCTTGTTGCTGCTGTTATTGATACGGCTTTAAAATCTTATGCTCGTGAAGGGAGATTGCCGATTCTTGGCTCTGATCTTAATGATTTCTTCCTCTATTGCCCCAATGCCTGCTCTGGTG CTCTGAGTCCATGGGATACAATTGGTTCGCCTGGCGTCCGAAATTTTATGCTGTGCAAGAAGCCACAGACTGAGAAGATTGGAGAAGCTGGAACATTGGAAACTGCCATTGCTCGACGGGGAAGCGGGAAGTGGAAGACATGGCTCAACAAGTCCCTCAATCTTAAGATCTCTTCCCATTAA